One Qiania dongpingensis genomic window carries:
- a CDS encoding beta/alpha barrel domain-containing protein — protein MGNEKYVPVIEGNLRKHMVLLPEIVEEASGIRIFGKLIKSLVFTTDIAIIRNCNANAVMAVYPFTPQPIITHALITASDLPVLCGVGGGTTTGKRVTNLAEDAEFQGAQGVVVNAPTPNETLEYLRKKVEIPIVITVVSEKTDIAKRLESGASILNVSGAEKTPEIVAKIREEFPHVPIIATGGNTSDSIRRTINAGANAITYTPPSNGEIFKEMMNKYRMEKYII, from the coding sequence ATGGGAAACGAAAAATATGTGCCTGTCATTGAAGGAAACCTTAGGAAACATATGGTGCTGCTGCCGGAGATCGTGGAAGAAGCCAGCGGCATACGGATTTTTGGAAAACTGATCAAGTCACTGGTGTTCACCACAGATATCGCAATCATCCGAAACTGCAACGCCAATGCGGTCATGGCGGTTTATCCGTTCACGCCCCAGCCCATCATCACCCACGCCTTGATCACGGCTTCTGATCTGCCGGTACTCTGCGGGGTCGGAGGGGGAACAACAACGGGAAAACGTGTGACAAATCTGGCGGAAGATGCGGAATTTCAGGGAGCCCAGGGTGTGGTGGTGAATGCGCCGACCCCCAATGAGACACTGGAATATCTGCGGAAAAAAGTGGAGATCCCAATCGTCATAACGGTAGTATCGGAAAAGACGGATATCGCGAAGCGTCTGGAGAGCGGCGCTTCCATCCTGAATGTGTCAGGAGCAGAAAAGACACCGGAGATTGTGGCGAAGATACGGGAAGAATTCCCCCATGTGCCGATCATCGCTACGGGAGGCAATACGAGCGACAGCATCCGACGCACCATTAACGCGGGCGCCAACGCTATCACCTATACTCCTCCTTCCAACGGCGAGATTTTTAAAGAAATGATGAACAAATACAGAATGGAAAAATATATCATTTAG
- a CDS encoding class I SAM-dependent methyltransferase — MNINWNADKYTEQFGFVHHYGEDVLKLLDLTPGQTVLDLGCGNGALTEKLDLAGAKVIGMDASAEMLKTARALHPDLTFLQADATDFSLEEPADAVFSNAVFHWIDDQDALLSCIRKSLKPGGQLVCEFGGHGCAGIIHDALAKAFSRRGIPYANTFYFPTIGEYTPILERHGLRTVYASLFDRFTPLEGPDGVADWIRMFIKEPFSSLSPETSLDIIKEAAEETRPALFRGGIWHADYVRIRLKAVRVD; from the coding sequence ATGAACATAAACTGGAATGCCGACAAATACACGGAACAGTTCGGATTTGTCCATCACTATGGAGAAGACGTCCTGAAGCTCCTGGATCTGACTCCCGGACAGACAGTCCTGGATCTCGGCTGCGGCAACGGCGCCCTCACGGAAAAGCTTGATTTGGCAGGCGCAAAGGTCATCGGAATGGACGCTTCTGCAGAAATGTTAAAGACCGCCAGAGCACTTCATCCTGATCTGACTTTCTTACAGGCGGATGCCACTGACTTTTCCCTGGAGGAACCGGCGGATGCAGTCTTCTCCAACGCCGTATTCCATTGGATCGACGATCAGGATGCCCTGCTTTCCTGTATCCGTAAGTCTTTAAAACCCGGCGGACAGCTGGTCTGTGAATTCGGAGGGCATGGGTGCGCCGGGATTATTCATGACGCTCTGGCAAAGGCCTTTTCCCGCCGTGGCATCCCTTACGCAAACACCTTTTATTTTCCCACCATCGGAGAATATACGCCCATACTGGAACGCCACGGCCTCCGGACTGTGTATGCTTCTCTTTTTGACCGTTTCACGCCTTTGGAGGGACCGGACGGCGTCGCCGACTGGATACGGATGTTTATAAAAGAACCATTCAGCAGCCTTTCTCCGGAAACATCTCTGGATATTATCAAAGAAGCTGCTGAGGAAACACGGCCAGCCCTTTTCCGTGGCGGTATCTGGCACGCAGATTACGTCCGTATACGCCTGAAGGCAGTGCGCGTTGATTAG
- a CDS encoding S8 family peptidase, with protein MEDGRKIDTRIVGLEGQELPEDESPLNDTAEACRERILSDDYEDFIYPLDQWNPIDELGSSFCVERASEYQGILHISKRYLPPLSVQFYDYATIPKLYGLTDTTSMEASGILRTKNQPVLNLTGRGVLVGLIDTGIDYQNQVFRNASGRTRILRIWDQTIQTGKLPAGIQYGSEYTEDDINEALASGDALSIVPSVDQEGHGTFLASIAAGSELREEEFTGAASAASIAMVKLKPAKAYLRQYYLVKESAEAYQETDLMMGVRYLLEISRELGMPLVILIGVGTNWGDHAGNAPLSQTLNNAAVQLGTAVAIAAGNESNRSHHYFGTIATRGGNDFVEIRVPQNENGITMELWAEAPEVYGIQILSPTGEGTARVVPRLNQNSVFQFTMERTVIYVDYQLIEKGSGSSVIRIRMADPTPGIWTLAVYNEQFSNGQFHIWLPMEEFVEEDTVFLRPNPDTTLTVPSGAQYPITFGAYNHRLNSLYIHSGRGYSRTGDVKPDLVAPGVDVYGAFPGGRFGTKSGTSIAAAHGAGAAALLLEWGIIQGNYPAMRTRDIKSLMIRGADRSANVSYPNRATGYGGLNLFRVFQTISL; from the coding sequence ATGGAAGACGGCCGAAAGATAGACACCCGAATAGTTGGATTGGAAGGACAAGAGCTGCCGGAGGATGAAAGTCCTTTAAATGATACCGCCGAGGCGTGCCGAGAGCGTATACTGTCGGATGATTATGAAGATTTCATCTATCCTCTGGATCAGTGGAATCCCATTGATGAGCTGGGCAGTTCCTTTTGTGTGGAGAGAGCTTCAGAGTATCAGGGAATCTTACATATAAGCAAAAGATACCTGCCTCCTTTGTCGGTTCAGTTTTATGATTACGCGACGATCCCCAAGCTCTATGGGCTCACGGATACGACCAGCATGGAAGCGTCGGGAATCCTGCGTACAAAGAATCAGCCGGTCCTGAACCTGACGGGGAGAGGGGTGCTGGTGGGGCTGATCGACACCGGGATCGATTATCAGAACCAGGTATTCCGGAATGCGTCGGGAAGGACCAGGATACTTCGGATCTGGGATCAGACCATTCAGACGGGAAAGCTGCCTGCCGGAATCCAGTACGGTTCCGAATATACAGAGGACGATATCAATGAGGCTCTGGCATCCGGCGACGCCCTTTCCATCGTCCCCTCTGTGGACCAGGAAGGGCACGGAACTTTTTTGGCTTCCATAGCGGCGGGGAGCGAGCTCCGGGAAGAAGAGTTCACAGGAGCCGCTTCCGCAGCGTCCATAGCTATGGTGAAGCTGAAGCCGGCCAAAGCGTATCTCCGGCAGTATTATTTGGTCAAAGAGTCGGCAGAAGCCTATCAGGAAACGGATCTTATGATGGGGGTGCGGTATCTGCTGGAAATCAGCCGGGAGCTTGGGATGCCCCTCGTGATCCTCATTGGCGTGGGGACTAACTGGGGGGATCACGCAGGAAACGCGCCTCTCAGCCAGACTCTGAATAATGCGGCGGTCCAGCTTGGCACGGCGGTGGCGATAGCGGCCGGGAATGAGTCCAACAGATCGCATCATTATTTCGGAACGATTGCAACCAGAGGCGGAAATGACTTTGTAGAGATCCGAGTGCCTCAGAATGAAAATGGGATAACCATGGAGCTTTGGGCGGAGGCGCCGGAGGTCTATGGGATACAGATTCTTTCTCCCACGGGTGAAGGCACCGCGCGGGTGGTGCCGAGGCTCAACCAGAACAGTGTGTTCCAGTTTACCATGGAAAGAACAGTGATCTATGTGGACTATCAGCTGATCGAGAAGGGCTCAGGCAGCAGTGTGATCCGGATACGAATGGCAGACCCGACGCCTGGAATCTGGACGCTGGCTGTATACAATGAGCAGTTTTCCAATGGGCAGTTCCACATCTGGCTGCCGATGGAGGAGTTCGTAGAGGAGGATACCGTATTCTTGAGGCCGAATCCTGATACGACACTGACGGTCCCGTCGGGGGCACAGTACCCGATAACCTTCGGGGCGTATAACCACAGGCTGAACAGCCTCTATATCCATTCCGGGCGCGGTTACAGCAGGACGGGGGACGTCAAGCCGGATCTGGTGGCGCCGGGAGTTGATGTATACGGAGCTTTTCCGGGCGGCAGATTCGGGACAAAAAGCGGTACCAGCATAGCCGCCGCCCATGGGGCAGGAGCCGCTGCTCTTCTTCTGGAATGGGGGATCATACAGGGGAATTATCCGGCGATGAGGACCCGGGATATTAAAAGCCTGATGATCAGAGGGGCCGACCGTTCGGCCAATGTGTCCTACCCCAACAGGGCAACCGGTTACGGAGGGCTGAACCTGTTCCGGGTATTTCAGACGATATCTTTGTGA
- the clpX gene encoding ATP-dependent Clp protease ATP-binding subunit ClpX: MSEEYNKNDKNDNIETEFTEENHTDIQKEDVSDTAAAEEAAQDSDDDDDYEMICCMCHRPESKAGKMITMPGGIVICSDCMQKAFDTFDKNGSPYGVNVNIPGNGQGGLDLSGLSNMPGVGVINLADLGLGEREIPKNQKVKKKKAKDEKPKFDRRVIPAPHKIKKMLDEYVVGQEKAKKAISVAVYNHYKRVGSDNADGVEIEKSNMLLLGPTGSGKTYLVKTLARLLDVPLAIADATSLTEAGYIGDDIESVVSKLLAAAGNDVEKAERGIIYIDEIDKIAKKRNTNTRDVSGESVQQELLKMLEGSEVEVPVGANSKNAMVPMTTVNTTNILFICGGAFPDLEEIIKERLTKESSIGFKAELKDKYDKEENLLCKAEIDDLRKFGMIPEFLGRLPVLVSLEALTKEFMVRILKEPRNAILKQYEKLLQMDEVQLLFEDEALEAIAEKAMEKHTGARALRAILEEYMLDIMYEIPKDDNIGRVTITRAYIEKTGGPIIDMRGVMRLGVHA; encoded by the coding sequence ATGTCAGAAGAATATAATAAAAACGATAAGAATGATAATATAGAAACAGAATTTACGGAAGAGAACCATACGGATATTCAAAAAGAGGATGTGTCTGACACGGCGGCGGCAGAAGAAGCCGCGCAGGACAGCGACGACGATGACGATTATGAGATGATATGCTGTATGTGCCACAGGCCGGAGAGTAAAGCCGGGAAAATGATCACCATGCCCGGCGGCATCGTCATTTGTTCTGATTGCATGCAGAAAGCCTTTGATACCTTTGACAAAAATGGTTCCCCGTACGGCGTAAATGTCAATATTCCCGGCAATGGACAGGGCGGTCTCGACCTTTCCGGCCTTTCCAATATGCCGGGGGTGGGCGTCATAAATCTGGCGGATCTTGGCCTGGGTGAGAGGGAAATTCCCAAAAACCAGAAGGTGAAGAAAAAGAAGGCCAAAGATGAGAAACCGAAGTTTGACCGTCGGGTGATTCCCGCGCCTCATAAAATCAAAAAGATGCTGGATGAGTATGTGGTCGGGCAGGAAAAGGCGAAGAAAGCCATATCCGTGGCGGTGTACAATCACTATAAGCGGGTCGGCTCTGATAACGCCGACGGCGTAGAGATTGAAAAGTCCAACATGCTGCTCCTGGGGCCCACGGGCAGCGGAAAAACGTACCTGGTAAAGACGCTGGCGAGGCTTTTGGATGTGCCCCTGGCCATTGCGGATGCCACCTCTCTTACGGAGGCAGGATATATCGGGGATGACATTGAGAGCGTGGTCTCCAAGCTCCTGGCGGCGGCCGGGAACGATGTGGAGAAGGCAGAGCGCGGAATCATCTATATTGATGAGATCGATAAGATCGCCAAGAAACGTAACACGAATACGAGGGATGTCAGCGGAGAATCCGTTCAGCAGGAGCTTCTGAAGATGCTGGAGGGAAGCGAGGTTGAAGTACCGGTGGGGGCCAACAGCAAGAATGCGATGGTTCCTATGACAACGGTGAATACGACGAACATCCTGTTCATCTGCGGCGGAGCGTTTCCGGACCTGGAGGAGATCATCAAGGAGCGGCTGACGAAAGAATCCTCCATAGGCTTTAAGGCGGAGCTGAAGGATAAATACGATAAAGAAGAGAACCTGCTCTGCAAGGCAGAGATCGACGATCTGAGAAAATTCGGAATGATCCCGGAGTTCTTGGGACGGCTTCCTGTTCTGGTATCTTTGGAGGCACTGACGAAGGAATTCATGGTACGTATCCTGAAGGAGCCGAGGAACGCCATCCTGAAGCAGTATGAAAAGCTCCTTCAGATGGATGAGGTACAGCTTTTGTTTGAAGATGAGGCGCTGGAAGCCATTGCGGAAAAGGCGATGGAGAAGCATACCGGCGCCAGAGCGCTCCGGGCAATCCTGGAGGAGTACATGCTGGACATCATGTACGAGATACCGAAAGATGACAACATCGGCCGCGTGACGATCACGAGAGCCTATATTGAAAAGACCGGCGGTCCCATAATCGATATGAGAGGAGTCATGAGACTGGGAGTTCATGCATAG
- a CDS encoding S1C family serine protease produces the protein MSEYYENGGFQYGDGSDENQQSSVYTYIPTEPIEPETIKKPEKKKKKKGGNVWKKLGVFLLCGIMLGGAGAGTFIGVMKASGYEAKMQKAIDAANQTNTPKVATAETTPTSANNGGESSSGSVADVAESAMPSIVAITNTQIYQNNNWNYFFGGGSQEVTGSGSGIIIGQNDKELLVLTNYHVIDGASSLKVTFIDDSVVDANIKGTAESNDLAVISIPLESLSSDTLNAIKIAKMGDSNSLRVGDEVIAIGNALGYGQSLTYGHVSALSRDVTIDNKTLTLLQTDAAINPGNSGGALLNMNGEVIGINSAKYSSEDVEGMGFAIPISEAEDIINDLMSKETRTAVGEDEASYLGIEGVAMDASNAKVYNMPQGIYVYGLVENGPAYVSGLKEKDIITAIEGTNVTTMDELKEQLTYYAGGTTVELTVQRLVDGEYQEQKISVTLGYKKDYQNQNSQQSNTQQPGIQIPGQNQ, from the coding sequence ATGAGTGAATATTATGAAAACGGTGGTTTTCAGTATGGAGATGGCTCAGACGAGAATCAGCAGTCTTCTGTTTACACATATATTCCCACAGAGCCAATTGAACCGGAGACCATAAAAAAACCGGAAAAAAAGAAAAAGAAAAAAGGCGGAAACGTCTGGAAGAAGCTGGGGGTATTTCTTCTCTGCGGCATCATGCTCGGCGGAGCAGGTGCGGGAACCTTCATCGGTGTGATGAAAGCGAGCGGATATGAAGCTAAAATGCAGAAAGCCATTGACGCGGCAAATCAGACTAACACGCCTAAGGTGGCGACAGCGGAGACGACTCCTACCAGCGCCAACAACGGGGGAGAAAGTTCTTCCGGTTCGGTGGCGGATGTGGCGGAAAGTGCCATGCCTTCCATTGTTGCCATTACCAATACGCAGATTTATCAGAACAATAACTGGAATTATTTCTTTGGGGGAGGCAGCCAGGAAGTGACCGGCAGCGGATCCGGTATCATAATCGGACAGAATGATAAAGAGCTGCTCGTGCTGACGAATTATCATGTGATCGATGGAGCCAGCTCCCTTAAAGTTACTTTTATTGATGACAGCGTGGTGGATGCCAATATCAAGGGCACAGCAGAAAGCAATGATCTGGCTGTGATCTCAATTCCTCTTGAGTCTCTGAGCAGTGACACTCTGAATGCGATAAAGATCGCAAAGATGGGAGATTCCAACAGTCTCAGAGTCGGCGATGAAGTGATCGCCATCGGGAATGCCCTTGGATATGGACAGTCACTGACCTACGGACATGTCAGCGCCCTGAGCCGTGATGTGACAATCGACAACAAGACTCTGACCCTTCTCCAGACAGACGCGGCGATCAACCCCGGCAACAGCGGAGGCGCGCTTCTGAATATGAATGGTGAAGTGATCGGCATCAATTCCGCGAAATATTCCAGTGAAGATGTGGAAGGAATGGGATTTGCTATCCCGATTTCTGAGGCAGAGGATATCATAAACGACCTGATGTCTAAGGAAACAAGAACAGCGGTGGGAGAGGACGAGGCTTCCTATCTGGGCATCGAGGGAGTAGCGATGGACGCTTCCAATGCTAAAGTCTATAATATGCCGCAGGGTATATACGTATATGGCCTCGTGGAAAATGGTCCGGCCTACGTCTCAGGCCTGAAGGAAAAGGATATCATAACTGCTATTGAAGGAACCAATGTTACTACGATGGATGAACTGAAGGAGCAGCTCACCTATTATGCTGGAGGAACCACTGTTGAACTGACCGTTCAGAGGCTGGTGGATGGAGAATATCAGGAACAGAAAATTTCTGTTACCTTAGGATATAAGAAAGATTATCAGAATCAGAACAGCCAGCAGTCGAATACACAGCAGCCGGGTATTCAGATACCAGGGCAGAATCAGTAA
- a CDS encoding signal peptidase II translates to MVYLILAAFIFGLDQFLKNRIEAQQDDAFPIRLDNGIRLEKHHNRGFLLNKLEDKPELVKKVSVLTLIPLLLWTLWLFAKKAGSLGKVGASFLLGGAASNLCDRLFRGYVVDYIRLPIKKIRHIIFNIADFFLFLGAALSAVYGLFSK, encoded by the coding sequence ATGGTATACCTCATTCTGGCCGCGTTCATCTTCGGCCTGGATCAATTTCTCAAAAACCGAATCGAGGCCCAGCAGGATGACGCTTTCCCCATCCGCCTTGACAACGGGATCCGTCTGGAAAAGCATCACAACAGAGGCTTCCTCTTAAATAAGCTGGAAGACAAGCCGGAGCTGGTAAAGAAGGTTTCCGTCCTTACCTTGATCCCGCTCCTCCTGTGGACTCTCTGGCTTTTTGCTAAAAAAGCTGGAAGCCTCGGTAAGGTCGGCGCCTCCTTTTTACTCGGAGGAGCCGCTTCCAACCTCTGCGACCGTCTGTTCCGCGGCTATGTGGTGGATTACATTCGTCTTCCCATTAAAAAAATCCGCCATATCATATTCAATATCGCGGATTTCTTCCTCTTTTTAGGCGCCGCCCTGTCGGCTGTCTATGGTTTATTCTCTAAATGA
- a CDS encoding LCP family protein, translating to MKYRDEDYEYEKRRRELEQRKRTRPDAEMTSQRRRNSSQQAGSRSAGGQDSYARRCSQSYGTSPKRTGQSYSSAESYGGRRPSGTANSSARRAPQGSSAGRNASVSGVRQPSRTARPIGVDPYDRSYSSSNRSGGDGYYSDMSARKRQRPVEEPVERRGKKQLSAKAKKRKRTRKVLFAVEGVLLCLVLACLFVLSKWDLIQKASFGKKDVHVNDLSQNVIESMEGFSTIAVFGVDTRTLETGRSDVIMIINVNNATKEVKLASVLRDTYWNVPDATTGNEDKYAKANNAYHTGGAENALKALNKNLDLQITDYVTVNWYAVSLAIDHLGGIDIDVPESMMGEINGYITETVESTGRGSHHLTESGYQHLDGIQAVAFCRIRHNNGGDDGRADRQRQVVGLMLEQAKKAGPTTLLKICETVFPEVSTNLTLAQVISLAGSANDYQITQNIAFPYHQVDALVGSASVKVPLGLAEDVTQLHNDLFGDTGYTPSETVKQISNKIESQTGYGLSDRND from the coding sequence CGCAGACGGGAGCTGGAGCAAAGGAAAAGGACCCGTCCCGATGCGGAGATGACCTCCCAGAGAAGAAGAAATTCTTCACAGCAGGCGGGGAGCCGTTCCGCGGGAGGGCAGGACAGCTATGCCAGGAGATGTTCCCAGTCCTATGGAACCAGCCCCAAAAGGACTGGACAGAGTTACAGCAGTGCGGAGTCTTATGGAGGCCGCCGTCCGTCTGGGACAGCGAACTCGTCTGCCAGGCGCGCTCCTCAGGGAAGCAGCGCGGGGAGGAACGCATCCGTCTCCGGTGTGAGACAGCCGTCCAGGACCGCCAGGCCCATAGGAGTTGATCCTTATGACAGAAGTTATTCGTCATCTAATAGGAGTGGGGGAGACGGTTATTATTCTGATATGTCAGCCCGAAAGCGCCAGAGACCGGTGGAGGAGCCGGTTGAAAGGAGAGGGAAAAAACAGCTTTCAGCCAAGGCCAAGAAAAGGAAACGTACCAGGAAGGTCTTGTTTGCGGTAGAGGGCGTTTTGCTCTGTTTAGTATTGGCGTGTCTGTTTGTATTGTCCAAATGGGATTTGATCCAGAAGGCGTCTTTTGGGAAAAAAGATGTCCACGTCAATGATCTGTCGCAGAATGTAATAGAGAGTATGGAAGGCTTTTCCACGATTGCTGTGTTTGGCGTAGATACCAGAACTCTGGAGACGGGGCGGAGCGACGTCATCATGATAATCAACGTGAACAATGCCACGAAAGAGGTAAAGCTGGCATCGGTTCTCCGTGACACGTATTGGAATGTTCCGGATGCCACAACAGGCAATGAGGATAAATATGCCAAGGCAAATAACGCCTATCATACAGGCGGCGCGGAGAATGCACTCAAAGCGCTGAATAAAAACCTGGATCTACAGATCACCGATTATGTGACGGTGAACTGGTACGCGGTCTCTTTGGCTATCGATCATCTGGGAGGTATTGATATTGATGTGCCGGAGAGTATGATGGGAGAAATCAACGGTTATATTACAGAGACGGTGGAGTCCACCGGGAGAGGTTCCCATCATTTGACGGAGTCCGGATATCAGCATCTGGATGGCATCCAGGCTGTGGCGTTTTGCCGAATCCGGCACAATAATGGCGGTGATGACGGACGAGCAGACCGCCAGCGCCAGGTGGTCGGACTGATGCTGGAGCAGGCTAAGAAAGCCGGGCCTACTACTTTATTGAAAATTTGCGAGACGGTATTCCCTGAGGTGAGTACAAACCTTACATTGGCCCAGGTGATTTCTCTGGCAGGCAGTGCCAATGACTACCAGATCACCCAGAATATCGCGTTCCCTTATCACCAGGTCGACGCTTTGGTGGGAAGCGCGTCGGTCAAAGTTCCGCTGGGGCTGGCAGAGGATGTGACGCAGCTTCATAACGACTTGTTTGGAGATACCGGTTATACGCCTTCTGAGACTGTAAAGCAGATCAGCAATAAGATTGAATCCCAGACGGGATATGGCCTGAGTGACAGAAATGATTGA